In Solanum lycopersicum chromosome 3, SLM_r2.1, the genomic stretch TATGTTCTAGAAAGTGGTGGATGCTGCTAAGGATTTGGAGATGATTCgacgtgagggatttgagcagcgTGAGGGCAAGAGGACCCGTTATTCAGGTGATTTTGGTGGTGCTCCTCCTAGGAGTCGAGGTTATGTAGGGAGAGGTTATCACTCTCAGCCCAGCAAACCCATTCATATCTGCTATATCTGCGTCTGAGGCTGGTTACACTAGGCATAGTTCTTCGAGCTCAGTGCATACTTCACAGGGTTCATCTTCTAGGCCTATAGTTCATGGAGGGCATTCTGGTCAGTCAGGGTCCTCTCATTAGCCTGCGTCTCCTAGGAGCTGTtttgagtgtggtgatatgggacactttgtgagagactaCGCTAGGACCAGACGTGGTGACTTACATCAGGGTTCTCAGGCTTCGACTTCAAGGGCTGCACAACCTCCAACTTGGAGTGGTGCACagaatggtagaggtggttctccttttgatcgaggtggtggtcgtggaggttcACAATGTGATGGAGGTCGTTCTCATTGTTATGATTTTCCGGGTAGGCCAGAGGCTGAGGcttcagatgctgttatcacaggtattattctggtttgtcatcgaccagttactatattatttgatccaggctctacttattcttacgtgtccacatatttttctcctagtctggatatattatgtgagtctcttgatttgtcGATACATATTTCTACCCCTGTCAGGGATTCTGTAGTTCTAGATCGGGTGTATCGATTATGTATTGTTACCTTGATGGGGTATTACACTCATGCAAATTGAAAGGTCTTagatatgatagattttgatgtgattcttggtatggattggttatcttgttaccacataattttaaattgcCATGCCAAGACAATTactttagctatgcctggaattcctatagtagaatggagaggttttCTTAGTCAACCTcctaagggtgtgatatcatttCTTAAGGCTCGTCAGTTAGTACAGAGAGGAATTTTGTCTTACTTGGCATACATTAGAGATGTTAATGttgagactcctatgcttgagtctaCTCTAGTGGTGAGTGAATTTCCAAAGGTATTCCCGGCCGATTTGCCACGTCTTCCACCAGATTgtgatattgatttctgtattgatgtGGAGCCAGGCACTCAGCCTATTTCCATCCCTACTTATCGTATGGCACtagctgaattgaaagagttgaaggaggaGTTACAGGATTTGTTgagtaaaggttttattagaccgagtatatctccttggggtgctccagtgttatttgtgaagaagaaagatgggtctaTCCATATGTATGTGTATTGACGAttatttgatcagttgcagggtgcttcagttttctccaagAGTGATTTGAGATCTTGATATCATCATCTGAAGAttagggcggaggatatccctaagacagcttttcaAACATGTTATGgccattatgagtttttggtaatgtcttttggattgactaattccCTTGTAGCTTTTATGGACTCGATGAATGGAGTGTTCAAACCATGTTTggattctttttttattgtattcattgatgatatattgatatactcacgcagtaaggaggaacatgagcatcatttgaggattgtgcttgggattctaaaggagaaaaagctttatgcaaagttttcaaagtgtgagttttggagtAGTTCGGTAGTATTCTTAGGACATGTAGTGTCCAATGAGGGTATCATGGTagatcctaagaagattgaggtAGTTAGAGGTCAGACCTACTTCAGTTACTGAGATTCAAAGTTTCTTAGGCCTTGCTGGTTATTATAGACGGTTTGTAGAGGGTTTCTCATCTATTGCATCACCAtaactagattgacacagaaggaagtgacttttcagtggtctgacaagtgtgaggttagtttccaaaagatcaagactttattgactactgctccAATTTTGGCCCTACCcgtggagggagagggttttgttgTATACTGTGATGCTTCTCGAATTGGTCTGGGTTGTATATTGATGCAGAATGGAAAGGTGATAGCTTATACTTCGAGgcagttgaaggttcatgagaagaactatcctattcatgatttagagttggcgactgttgtgtttgcattgaagatttggaggcattatctatatggtTTTCTTTGTgaggtgttcacggatcatcgtagcctccAATAAATATTCAATCAAAGGAATCTAAATTTGAGGCAGCGAAGATAATTGGAGTTGCTCAAGGACTACgacatgactattctttatcatcaAGGCAAgacaaatgttgtagcagatgccttgagtcAAAAGGCGGTAAGTATGGCTAGTCTAGCCATGTTACAAGTTGACGAGCGTCCTTTAGCTATGGATATCCAAATCCTTGGAcaatagctttgtgagacttgatatttcagaacctcgtaaggtgttggcttatatggaggaTAGGTCATCCTTGTAGGAACAGATTCGGGCTCAACAGCTTGATGATGGTGAGTTATGTAATATTAGAGACAAGGTGttaaaaggagaagccaaggctgcaattctggatagtgagggagttttgaggattaaaggtTGTATCTGTGTTCCTCGGATAGGTaatttgactagattgatcatggaggaggcccattgttcgAGGAACTCCATTCATCCAggggctactaagatgtatcgtgacttgaagaAACACTATTAGTGGTGTCGTATGAAGAGagacatagtagattttgtatctcgatgtttgaattgtcagcaagtgaagtatgaacaccaaaagcctaGAGGTATGACTTAGAGGATGCCcatacctgagtggaagtgggagcgcattgctatggactttgtggtatgGTTGCCACGtaccttgggtaagtttgatgctatatgggtcatcttggatcgactgactaagtctgcacacattgtaccagttcagactacctataactcgaagaagttagccaagatctatattcaACAGATAGTTcgtttgcatggggttcctatatctattatttcagatcgtggcacccaatttacatctcatttatGGCGTTCTATGCAAAAGGAGTTGGCACTCGAGTGGATCTTAGCACAACCTTTCACCCTCaaactgatggtcagtctgaacgaactattcaggttcttgaggacatgttgTGGGCATGTGTaattgactttggtggtcacTAGGATCAGTTCTTGCCATTAGTGGAGTTTGCGTACGataatagttaccattcgagcattgagatggcaccatttgaggctttgtatagtaggagatgtcgatctccaattggtttgtttgatgcatttgaggttagaccatggggtacagatttgttgagggagtccttggacaaggtcaagttgatccaagatagacgTCTCATGGCTCAGAGTAGGCAAAAGAGTTATGCTGATAGGAAGGTTCGTGATTTGGAGTTTATTGTTGGAGAGAGGGTTCtacttaaggtttcacccatgaagggtgtgatgagatttggaaagaagggaaagtttattccaaggtatattggtcctttcgagattgtggagcgtattggtgaggtggcatattagttggctttgccacctggTTTGTCAGGTATCCATCCTTTATTTCATATTTCGATGCTaaagaagtatcatcagggtggtgCTCATGTGATTCAATTGGATTTTGAgttacttgatcagaatttgacttttgaggagGAGCCGGATaccattttggataggcaaattcggaagctaaggtccaaggagattgcttcagtaaagATTTAAtggaagcatcgtccagtggaggaggctacatgggagacagagtcAGACATGAGGGGTAAataccctcatctttttgagcgtttaggttagctcttttcttttccgttcgaggacgaacatttTTTTAAGTGGTAGGTAATGTAATGACCCGCTAGGTctttttgagaactaggactattttgacaccttttgaaaatttaaaggggtatttttaaactattcgaagactaagagtatttagttgataaatattttattaaataattaatatagataataggttagtggagtttcacggttaataatttattatttagaagaaaaagaaaccgAAAAGTGGTGGAGGCGAAACCTTACCACAGGAGACCAGcgagagggagaaaaatcatagccattgttcaggtaaagatatgagatattcgttcttttcaattctatatAGTAGTATATTGTCAGAGTTCTTGGGATTtcgttattattttatgttatattgatAATGGGTGATAAGAAATAATGGGTAAGTCTGTGATGgttactaaattatattatattgttagcaattgggttagtatttgttataaagaaagaaaaaggaaaatcgaTTGAAGTCGGATAGTTGAATGACTGCAAGGTTAATGTTTTCTGGGATATTTTTGTTAGTTTAAGAATGGTAGGAACAAGATTGAGCCAATGATTTGACAATCATCGTCAATGATTGGAATTTGATAAACATTTTAGAAAATTTGGCACTTGTTTACAGAATGgatttctgaaaaaaaaatagatttttaattgGAAATTTAATGGGGGAAGATATTTTTATGTCTAAGTTATTAGAGTGGTGGGAGATAAGAGTGGATGCCAATCATTAGgcaatcatatgccaatgattggcatttGGATAAAGACTTTTGAATTGGCAATGTGcagaatgttttaaaaaaaaagaggaactTTCCACTGTTCTGCCAATGGGTGGAATTTAGTTCAtgttttattcatatattaaaatgctattttttaatatattcagattggtaattaattattggGTATATATTATATGGTTAAACATTGAATTCTAGGGTATTTAAGTGATTAAGATTAAATTCTTTCCTTGAAATTTgacaaatatgataaattttggcatataaattatatcaagatttggggtttgattagagatatgagtgagttttagggtctatgatatacttataataatttgaatgtccacAAACTCGCTCACCTACgaatattgcatcattggtaTATCGTAAGCGTTCCGAACTTTGCAAAAAGGGAAGGACCTATCTTGAAGATTCGTGGCACGAGGTTCGGCTCTTAAGGcatgttaagacttttagactGTTGAAGGacttttcctaattaaagataaaaaaaatgaaatagacaaaggggtaagggcgaaaaatgggggtctcgtatcaatggtgagacgggcattggtacgagtaccagtgttataaaaaggaaaattactactatagaatgtggattgtaatttgagaatgcATAGGCATATGGGCATTAagtgatatattattgacttgaaatccttgtgtaattgtgttttctttattacaccCGCATAGTTGTGATAATCGAGGTGGTTATGTAGTATGTTGATATTTGAGTTATTCGGGTGCATCATCATCccttttattgaaataatattgtgtacatgcattgacatgagattgagtataagttgggcacgtggagatcgtccttgctggggatggtgagatgttaagattgtcaTTTGGGCatgtggagaccgtccgtgcgaaaattgtttgatattatgatagtgcgttgagatcgtctgcataaacacgtggagatcgtcagTGTctgtatatggacctcgcgagtcccccatgggtcatgagctctcgatgtatttccgaggagtatcatgtatatatggttgagtgagtactcggtattttgatataattcattacatggtatcatattgcattgcacttcatcacatcattcatttttgatgattatgtgttttgtttCGTGTTTGGAAAGTAATTGATGTTTGATTAcaattattgatgaaacttaaatagtgagtgtaatatatatacttatataatttaagaatttatttttttgtataaactcCTGTCACTACTTCTtattgtcggtcaatgagacatgctgggtacacgtggtttcatactaatactacacttgttgaaactctttgtggtgcaaattcgattccgagtaggggcacatctcgtggagcaaattgagtccgagcttgaagatcttgtagTTGTGGTGAGCTGATTGGTTGTTCTGTGGCCctcacctccctctatcttttatttattttgttattagtattcagacaggatatcccttatgttagattcgtcatttagtttcagacttgcatcggattttagaagctcttgtacttaagacaccaattcttggggtgatatattttttctagtttCTGCATTTCGTACTttaaggaactcaatgttggagatttggctaattgttgtcttttcactAATTAGTtagtaagtctaattagtttagttttagctTAATTCCAAcgctatattcaccaactaaatcacatttacttatttagagaatttaacaactttccaagtttaacttaattccaacactatattcaccaactaaatcacattaatttatttaaagaagataacatcTTACCGagtgtaattagtttaattttaactttgttaCAATACTTTATTGACCAACTAAATcgcattaacttatttaaagaacttaaaaactttataagtataattagtttagttttatcttaattccaacactatattcaccaaataaattacattaatttatttaaagaatttaaaaaaattttaagtttaattagtttagttttaatttaactCAACACTATATTtatcaactaaatcacatttacttattttaaaaacttaacatctttctaagtctgatattttagttttaacttaattccaacattatattcaccaactaaatcatatgaacttatttaaagaacttgaCATCTTTCTAAGACTAAAGTTTaatgttaatttaatttcaacactatattcaccaaataaataccattaatttatttaaaaaatttaataactttctaagtctaactaGTTTAGTTTTATCTTAATTCTAAggctatattcaccaactaaatcacatttagttatttaaagaacttaacaactttccaagtctaattagtttagttctAACTTAATtgcaacactatattcaccaactaaatcacattaacttatttaatgaatttaaaaactttctaagtcaaattagttttattttaacttaattcaaacactatattcaccaactaaaacacatttacttatttgaaaaacttaacatctttctatgtttaattaggttagttttaacttaatttcagCACAATatccaccaactaaatcacattaacttatttaaagcaGATAACATCTTTCTGAGagtaattagtttatttttaactttcttACAATACTTTATTGACCAACTAAATcgcattaacttatttaaagaacttaaaacctttctaagtgtaattagttttgttttttgttaactcaaacacaatattcaccaactaaatcgcattaacttatttaaagaaattgACAACTTCtcaagtctaattagtttagttttatattaattcCAATACTATAtgcaccaactaaatcacattaacttatttaatgaatttaacaactttctaagtttaattagttttgttttaacttaattcaaacactatattcaccaactaaatcatatttacttatttgaagaacttaacatctttctaagtttaattagtttagttttaacttaattccaacactatattcacctactaaatcaaattaacttatttaaagaagataacatcttttcgagtttaattagtttaattttaactttgtaACAATACTTTATTGATAAACTAAATcgcattaacttatttaaagaaattaacaactttctaagtgtaattactttagtttatcttaattcaaacactatatttaccaactaaattacattaactcatttaaagaatttaacaacttcccaagtctaattagtttagttttaacttaattccaacattatattcaccaactaaatcacattaatttatttaaagaatttaacatctttctaagtctgattagtttaattttaacttagttCCAGCACTATATTAACCAAATAAATCagattaacttatttaaagaatttaacaacATTCTAggtctaattagtttaattttagcTTAATTCTAACGCTATATtgaccaactaaatcacatttacttattaagagaatttaacaactttccaAGTTTACTtagttccaacactatattcaccaactaaatcacattgacttatttaatgaatttaaaaactttctaagtctaattatttttgttttaacttaattcaaacactatattcaccaactaaatcatatttacttatttgaagaacttagcatctttctaagtttaattagtttagttttaacttactttcaacactatattcaccaactaaatcacattaacttatttaaagaagataacatcTTTCCGTTTGTAAAAAATCATGAGTCGTGATAGCACCTATGTTCCTAACCAATAGGTACGTcaaccaacatattttaataGACTTAACTAACTAATGAGTGAAAATACAACAATTCGACAAATCTCCAACAcggagttccttataagtacgaatgcggaaaactgaaaaaatactatccaagaattggtgtcataagtacaagagcttctaaaatacgtTGCAACTTAGAAACtagaataaaaaatcaaacataagggatatcctgtctgaatactgaataacaaaataagtaaaagatagatGGAGATGTGGGCCATGGAACaaccaagcagctcaccacaacgcCAAGAGACTCCAAACTTGGACTCAAACTGTTCCCCGACATGTGCTCCTACTCgaaatcgaatctgcaccataAAGAGTGAAACAAGTGTactatgagtacgaaaccacgtgtacccagtatgcctcattgaccgacaacgaagaagtagtgacgagagtttatataagaaaaataaaattttaaattatataagtgtatatatatatatatatatatatatatatatatatatatatatatatatattacacttactatttaagtttcatcaaaaAATGTAATCAATCATCAAGTactttccaaacaccaaacaaaacacataatcatcgagaatgaatgatgtgatgaaatgtaatgcaatatgataccatgtaatgatatgtctcagaatatctagtactcactcaaccgtatacaCACCATACTCCTCAAAAATACACCGAGAGCTCATGACCCAtaggggactcgcgaggtccatataccgacatggacgatctccacgtgtctgtgcggacgatctcagcgcactatcataatatcaaataatttccGCATGGACGATCTctacgtgcccaaattacaatcttaacatctcaccattaccagcacggacgatctccacgtgcccaattTATACCCAATCTCATGTAAATGCATGtacataatattatttcaaaataacgggatgatgatgcatctcactcatcaatatcaacataatacacaaccacctcaattatcacaactatacgggtgtaataaagaaaacacaatcaccCAATAATTTCAAGTCGATAATATAttagctaatgcccatatgctttgtaAATTCTCAAGatacaatccacattctatagtagtaactttccgttttataacaccggtgCAAGTACCAATGTCCGTCACACAattgatacgagacccccatctttcacccttacccctttgtctattttcattttaaatctttaattaggaaaaattcCTTCAaaaagtctaaaaagtcttaacctACCTCAAGTGCCGAGCTCGTGTCACGAATCCACAAGatagttccttcccttttcgcAAAGTTTCGGAACGCTCACGATCtaccaatgatgcaatatttgTAGGTGAGCGAGTTtgtaaatattcaaattatataggTATATCATAGACCCTAAAACTTACTCatatatctaatatttaattacctacctcaatatatttaacttaaatCTTTATTCGATATTTAACTGAAGCAGG encodes the following:
- the LOC138347426 gene encoding uncharacterized protein, with translation MPIPEWKWERIAMDFVVWLPRTLGKFDAIWVILDRLTKSAHIVPVQTTYNSKKLAKIYIQQIVRLHGVPISIISDRGTQFTSHLWRSMQKELALEWILAQPFTLKLMVRPWGTDLLRESLDKVKLIQDRRLMAQSRQKSYADRKVRDLEFIVGERVLLKVSPMKGVMRFGKKGKFIPRYIGPFEIVERIGIHPLFHISMLKKYHQGGAHVIQLDFELLDQNLTFEEEPDTILDRQIRKLRSKEIASVKI